One genomic window of Actinoalloteichus hoggarensis includes the following:
- a CDS encoding HpcH/HpaI aldolase family protein — MSALDFARRIRDREQAVGYWVVLDDPIATERLARLGYDYVAVDAQHGLLGYEGIRNAMLAIDAGAASAAMVRVEQNDPFAIGRVLDAGATGVIVPLIDTAEDAAAAVRSTRYPPHGRRSYGPMRAQLRVGPTPAVSDEATLVLAMIETPEGLANVAEICATPGLDGVYVGPSDLRLAVGGATSTDPAVDGPFEEAVTRIAEAASAAGIAAGIHTPNGEVARRRLAQGYTFASVASDLVHLEQAAKAHLNAARGEQ, encoded by the coding sequence ATGAGCGCACTCGACTTCGCCCGCCGCATCCGCGACCGGGAGCAGGCCGTCGGCTACTGGGTCGTGCTGGACGACCCGATCGCCACCGAGCGGCTCGCTCGGCTCGGCTACGACTACGTGGCCGTCGACGCCCAGCACGGGCTGCTCGGCTACGAGGGCATCCGCAACGCGATGCTGGCCATCGACGCCGGGGCGGCCTCGGCCGCCATGGTGCGGGTCGAGCAGAACGATCCCTTCGCCATCGGTCGGGTGCTCGACGCGGGCGCCACCGGCGTGATCGTCCCGCTGATCGACACGGCCGAGGACGCGGCGGCAGCGGTGCGCTCCACCCGTTATCCCCCGCACGGACGTCGTTCGTACGGGCCGATGCGGGCGCAGCTGCGGGTCGGCCCGACGCCCGCCGTCTCCGACGAGGCCACTCTGGTGCTGGCGATGATCGAGACGCCGGAGGGACTGGCCAACGTCGCGGAGATCTGCGCGACGCCCGGCCTGGACGGCGTCTACGTCGGGCCCTCCGACCTGCGGCTCGCGGTCGGCGGCGCCACGTCCACCGATCCGGCCGTCGACGGGCCCTTCGAGGAGGCCGTCACCAGGATCGCCGAGGCGGCCTCGGCCGCCGGGATCGCCGCGGGCATCCACACCCCGAACGGCGAGGTCGCCCGGCGTCGACTCGCCCAGGGATACACCTTCGCCTCGGTGGCCTCCGACCTCGTGCACCTGGAGCAGGCGGCGAAGGCCCACCTGAACGCCGCGCGGGGCGAGCAGTGA
- a CDS encoding sialidase family protein, with product MSVLRETGRGLAEASLVAPVAQSHAANLAVLPDGDLGCVWFGGTQEGVHDIRIWFARLGPNATTWSDPVALTDDPERSEQNPLLFHAPDDSLWLFWTAQHAGRQDTAEVRVRRSVDSGRSWDEPRVLLPADERGGVFIRQPVQVTAEGTWLLPTFSCRIPATGTWSGGEDTSAVYASDDGGTSWTRHDVPGSRGAVHMNVLPAQDGYVALYRSRFADAIHASGSSDGVRWSEPVATDLPNNNSSVQATRLRDGRLALVYNASSAAEASHRRAGLYDEVDEHGALAGRERPAVAVEPGGVADRREAFWGAPRAPIALATSSDDGRTWRRHPDLAQGEGTCLTNNSRDGLNRELSYPSIVEDPQGRVHVAYTHHRSSIRHVRIEPDWPGWQEAR from the coding sequence GTGAGCGTCCTGCGCGAGACGGGGCGGGGGCTGGCCGAGGCCAGCCTCGTCGCCCCGGTCGCGCAGTCGCATGCGGCGAACCTCGCCGTGCTGCCCGACGGCGACCTGGGCTGTGTCTGGTTCGGCGGCACGCAGGAGGGCGTGCACGACATCCGGATCTGGTTCGCGCGACTGGGCCCCAACGCGACCACCTGGTCCGACCCGGTCGCGTTGACCGACGACCCGGAGCGCTCCGAGCAGAACCCGCTGCTCTTCCACGCCCCGGACGACAGCCTCTGGCTGTTCTGGACCGCGCAGCACGCGGGCAGGCAGGACACGGCCGAGGTGCGCGTTCGTCGTTCCGTCGACAGCGGGCGCAGCTGGGACGAACCACGGGTCCTGCTGCCCGCCGACGAGCGCGGCGGCGTGTTCATCCGGCAGCCCGTGCAGGTCACGGCCGAGGGAACCTGGCTGCTGCCGACGTTCTCCTGTCGAATCCCCGCGACCGGCACCTGGTCCGGCGGCGAGGACACCAGCGCGGTGTACGCGAGCGACGACGGCGGGACGAGTTGGACCCGCCACGACGTGCCCGGCAGCCGGGGCGCGGTGCACATGAACGTGCTGCCCGCCCAGGACGGCTACGTCGCGCTCTACCGGAGTCGGTTCGCCGACGCGATCCACGCCAGTGGTTCGTCCGACGGTGTGCGCTGGTCCGAGCCCGTGGCGACGGACCTGCCCAACAACAACTCCTCGGTGCAGGCGACGCGGCTCCGCGACGGCAGGCTAGCCCTGGTCTACAACGCGAGCAGCGCCGCCGAGGCGAGCCATCGGCGCGCGGGTCTCTACGACGAGGTCGACGAGCACGGCGCGCTGGCAGGCCGGGAACGTCCTGCCGTGGCCGTCGAGCCCGGCGGCGTCGCCGACCGACGGGAGGCCTTCTGGGGCGCTCCTCGGGCGCCGATCGCGCTGGCCACCTCGTCCGACGACGGACGCACCTGGCGGCGGCACCCCGACCTGGCTCAGGGCGAGGGCACCTGCCTGACCAACAACTCGCGCGACGGGCTCAACCGGGAGCTGTCCTATCCCTCGATCGTCGAGGACCCGCAGGGCCGGGTGCACGTCGCCTACACCCATCACCGCTCGTCCATCCGGCACGTCCGCATCGAACCGGACTGGCCGGGCTGGCAGGAGGCCCGATGA
- a CDS encoding phosphoglycerate dehydrogenase codes for MSRTLITTPTFGRYSATPWDLLRDAGVDARRPREDGPLPRAELLEQVPAAEALIVGLDTIDRAVFEAAPRLKVVAKHGVGYDNIDLDAARDHGVRVVYAPGSNSRAVAELTFGLLLDVARGISANDRAVRAGGWPKTFGVELAGRRLGVVGFGRIGRLMAGYATAFGMSVVAHDPFVPADGFGDVPSVDLDTAIACDVVSLHLPAVPGSGPLLDRARLESMRPGAILLNAARGGLVDEAAAAELLHSGHLAGAGFDAFAVEPIGDGPLSTAPNVVLTAHIGACSREANEAMGVAVVEGVLSVLGGREPRHSAF; via the coding sequence ATGAGCCGCACACTGATCACCACGCCGACCTTCGGCCGCTACTCCGCGACGCCGTGGGACCTGCTGCGCGACGCAGGCGTCGACGCCCGCCGACCTCGTGAGGACGGGCCGCTGCCCCGCGCCGAGCTGTTGGAGCAGGTGCCCGCGGCCGAGGCGTTGATCGTCGGCCTCGACACCATCGACCGGGCGGTCTTCGAGGCCGCGCCCCGGTTGAAGGTCGTCGCCAAGCACGGCGTCGGCTACGACAACATCGACCTCGACGCCGCGCGGGATCACGGCGTGCGGGTGGTCTACGCGCCGGGCAGCAACTCGCGGGCTGTCGCGGAGCTGACCTTCGGGCTGCTGCTGGACGTGGCCCGAGGCATCTCGGCCAACGACCGGGCCGTCCGTGCGGGCGGCTGGCCGAAGACCTTCGGCGTCGAACTCGCGGGCCGTCGTCTCGGCGTCGTCGGCTTCGGCCGGATCGGGAGGCTGATGGCCGGCTACGCCACCGCCTTCGGGATGTCCGTCGTGGCACACGACCCGTTCGTGCCCGCCGACGGCTTCGGCGACGTTCCCTCGGTCGACCTCGACACCGCGATCGCCTGCGACGTGGTCAGCCTGCACCTGCCCGCCGTGCCCGGCTCCGGTCCGCTGCTCGACCGCGCCCGGCTGGAATCGATGCGGCCGGGCGCGATCCTGCTCAACGCGGCCCGAGGCGGCCTCGTCGACGAGGCGGCGGCGGCCGAGCTGCTGCACAGCGGGCACCTGGCGGGCGCGGGCTTCGACGCCTTCGCCGTCGAGCCGATCGGCGACGGTCCGCTGTCGACGGCGCCGAACGTGGTGCTCACCGCACACATCGGGGCGTGCAGCCGCGAGGCCAACGAGGCGATGGGCGTCGCCGTGGTCGAAGGCGTGCTGAGCGTGCTCGGCGGCCGCGAGCCGCGTCATTCCGCTTTCTAG